TTACCCCCCCGAGTCATTCGTGTCACCTTAATGGTACATAAATCTGATAAATCAGTCAATAAGTTCAGTAACAAACTAACATTGCAGCagctatttttgccattttgaaagCAAACTCAAACGGAGAGCAAACCTGTTTTGACTCAAACCGCCAACAAACGACCAGGAACTGCAAACCCACAGCCGGTTTGTTCTTGAGATTTGCTACATTTAATCGAGAAGGCAACACACCAAAAAAACGTCATCTGTGTTGGATAAccttgaagcaaaaaaaaaagtgtaagagACCGGAACGAACCAAACGGCCGGGAAACTCGGGAACGAAGTGTTATTTTTTGCAGGTCTCTTTTGCTCAGGCAGCGTACAGACATAATCCGGGATACAGGAAtcgtaaaaaatcaatttaaactttaagagCAATTTCTGGCTGAAGCTTGAAAGAAACTTTTAATTTCGATGCTGCTTTCgatgtttttatttgaagaaaaaactggTTTGCTCTTAATAACAATTGTTGATTCGTTCTCTTCGCAGATGATGCTAATATGCTTTATCCGTGAAATTCGAAATGTGACCTTTGAATAATTTCACCTTTGGAATTAAAGCCCTTGAATCATTAACAAAAGTGCACGGCGAGATCCGGTTTGGGGAAACCTACATATTAATGCGCGACATCCACATCCCACCAATGGCAGATCTCTGTGACCATCTTTGCGAGaggcagcagcaaaaaaaacgcACATTTCAAGCTCCCCCCATTTTTTGTGTCTCGTGTTAAAtggacattttaatttttttttgtaccctGATGCGCGACCCAGATTCAAGCCCGTCAGATAGGTACAGGAGGAACCCATCATCAGCAACAGCAGTTTTGCGTATGCGGAATTTAGTGTGCTTTTTTCTGGTGTTCAACCACATGCTGTTGGGACGAATTTGTTTTGTTGCAAGTGCGGTACGAGCGAATTGGGATCAAATGTTAACTGAAAACACGAACAAGCGATTATTCTCAAAAACTTTCGTAGAAGTATTACCTTGACGCACACCGTAAGCTTTTTGgatttcgattattttgattttaataagtTGGTAATCTATCGATAGAACACCATATGTGATGTTTTGTTTTCAGGATAAGACATTGAAAATATTACCTGATGCCTCAAACAAGGCACCATCACCCAATTAAGATACTGAATTAAAACGTCTCAGGAACCAAACCCGATCAGCGTTCCGGTGTCTAACCaaactttatatattttttcggtATTTTATCCCCACACATGATAACTACCTAAGTATGTACCCACTTCTATTGGGGTCGTCTATTTTATTGCCACGGCACGCCACAGTCATCTCTAAACGAGACGGGCGGCGAAATCAAACCATACCGAAAACTGTTCAAACGGAAAGGAATGAAGGAACCACCCGTGTCGTGGTAGTGATCGGTGGTTGGCTTTAAGAGACTCGAAATGGAATTATTATTTCATATAACTAGATTAACGTGGTGCTAGCTGCTTCAGTGGTGATCACTAATTAACTGCTGCACAGCCGaaataaaatgtctaaaaatctTTCCGGGCCGGGTGCATGGTTTTTATTATGTGATAAAAGCCTCAGAAATTTATCAGAATCTGTAACTAAGTTTTGTTTTGACGATAAACAATAAAGCGGCCCTGATTGTTGACCCTTCTTAAAGTTGAACTCTTCAATCGAATAACAGCTAGACGACCGTAATCGGCTTTTAAATGTATCTGAAAAAGGTGAAAAACTGAATTCCAAAATCTTTAAGGTATGTCTGATAGCACTGAAAATTTAGCATGttattttattctttatttttcgTAATATTTTTCGACCACTGAATATTTCCAATCATGATGTCAATGACTTGGAAAACCACCAATACATGACGCGCTAACCCGAAAACGCTGGTTGACCATGCgaaaaattaatcgaaaaaacTTCATTACGAACGAGGTTACGAAAGATCGACCACCGAAAGAAGAGACTCCTAGAGTATAAGGTTGGAAAGATCATCGAAGGAATGGGTGTAAAGAAAACACCGGCTAGATCGAATTAATGCAAATGATGATCTAACATTGATTAAAGAAATATTCTTAACGCTTGGATGAAAATAATGTACATTTTGGTGGGCATGAGTTGGACAACTCTATTTAGGCTCCACCAATTTTCAGATTATTAAAATCGAGACTTTTGTTCAAATCCATCAACAAGTATTGTATACATAATGCTGGGttgatttgaaccaaaaaaagtgtcaaaagaTTTTGGGTTCCCTTCGAACACAATTCCGTTTGTGTCAAGTATGGTGTTTCTAGGATTTGACATAGGTTGTagtacaaaaaatcaaagcttgtATTGAAATAAGGGTAGAACAAGCATAGGGGGTAAAAGACTTcaactgttgacgatccggagccagcgtcttcacttggtcccagccaaggttctcgtcgacagttcggatttcggcggctaggcttcgttGCCAAGAGCTGTAAATCTCGtcttcatctcttcgcagcgtgtgcccaatccatctccaatTCCGTTCTCGAATGACGATTTCTagttctagcgccttttgatgacaccggcgatgtagttccacggCTGGTATAGGAAATGATTCGTTACGAGTTTTTAAAGAGATAATATTAACACAAGTCTTCGATTAGGGATAATACCAGAAACATGGAAGTGTTCAACTGTAGTTCCGATTGAAGCACAAAAAAGTGCTAGAATTGGCACAGTATTTAAGCTTCATCAAGGACGAAGAAATACTGATAACCGAACAATCTTGATTCAGGAAGCAACattcaacagaatctgcagtgCATTAGGTCAACATCGAAAATGGTATCTACACAGTTACTGTGTTTCTAGACTTCAAAAGAGCTTTTGAAATGATTGATCGAGCAAttctggttgatttttttttaatagatattGACATCAGTGGGACAGTTCTTAACTGGTTCAAGGACTATTTAGGTGATAGAATGCAAAGAACAATATTTGGTTCATCTTACTCGCGATGAAGATAAAATAACTTAGGTGTCCCACAAGGAAGTGGGTTGGGTCCATTGATATTTATACTttacatcaatgacatgaaaaaatgtttacagtatGGTCGTCAAAAGCTATTTGCGGATGACTCAGTCTGCTATTGGAGTGGCAATGATTTGGAGCACGTCATACAAgaagcaaatgctgatttgaaaaatattccttttttttaacagcgAAAATTGTGTCTGAACCTCAATACACCCAGCTGGATGATTATTGGAAATCGCAAAATCGGAGTCTGTTCAAACCTATCTATTAATGGTTgtgcaatcgaaagagtacaTCAATTCAAATACCTGGGAGTACAAATCGATGGAAAGCTTAATTTTGTAGCTCATATCGACTATACTATatattcaaaatgaagaaagatATGTTACCAACTTTTTTACTGGATGGTCAGCAGTACGGAGTACAAGGAGAGCTCAAGATTTTATATCGCCAAACACGAAAAAAGAGATGAGCAAACGATCTATTTTCTACAACGGATTGAAGatgtacagtaaggtttttttacgcgattATACGtaccgcgaaaaaaaaactacgtttatttttgaaaccgcTTAAAAAAcacgtgttaattcccgaaaagcgggtaaaaaccgtgctaattgcggaaaaccgtgtaGAAAATACTTTAAGCTGGGACAGAGAGAACCTGAAATGAATGACATAATATGACattgacaatgacatgacaatgacattaCAATGACGTGCTAATGACATCCAGACTTGAGACAAAAGACacaagacctgagacatgagacttgagacctgagacatgaggcatgagacatgagacatgagacctaagacctgaggcatgagacttgagacctgagacatgaaacaaaAGACCTGAGATCAGAGACCTGAGATATGTCTCATTTcttaggtctcagatctcaggtgtcaggtctcaagtctcatgtctcaggtctcgaATCTTATGtcgcttgtctcaggtctcggAATTCAGGTCGCAACTCTCAAGTTGTATGCcttttgtctcatgtctcaggtttcaggtctcatatttcaaGTATCAGGtatcatgtcttatgtctcgtgtctcaggtctcaaaaagattctaattgttttcctttgaaaaggactcaaataccgcgtaaattccaaaaaccgcgtaaaaaaacgagttaattcccgaaaatcgcgtaaaaaagccgtgtaaaaaactGTATAATGTTATATCGATGAACATCAAAAACAGTTCaaacttaaacatttttaagaaactGACAATACAATATAAATCAGTTTAATGAAGTCTGTTCGGAACGGGTCGaacgaaacaagtagaaatatATTGACAtttgatcacctgtctctttctaATTGACtgcgaccgatttctaccaggtcaaAACGAATCCTATTGCCGAGCTAGATCGGTTTCGACTAATTTCAACTTGCTCCACTGAACAACGATCTGACTactttcgaccaaaacattggctcgttgaccATCTACCAGTTGACAGGAACCAGTTGAAACCTATTTTTACCAACGATTGAACGCAGCTTCTGTCAAACAGACAATTTGATACAAGAGAAATCCTATCATATCAATGTGATGAAGCTCTGACGAAGATAGAAAATTGTACAGCGATGAACATATGTATGTACGTGGGGGTAAGACGGACAAATCGTacagaaattgaataaataatgtTAACATAACTATCCCGAGGATAAATAGTCCTAAAGAAGTGTATGGGCCCGGCGACCTTTCAATGGCTCTTGATTCCCAGTTCGAGGACTTTTCATCTGGTTTACGTTTCGATGACCTTCAATGACTTCGGTCTCACACCTTTCTTTAGTACTTTTCAGATGACTTCCCAGAGGCTCTACCAAGACGACCTTCCATAGATCCGGTCTGACTATTCCACCtggtccgacgaccttccattAGCTCACGGTTCGACGACCTCCCAATGACTTTCAAAGGCGTCGACCTCCTAGTTGCTCCGGCTCGACTTCTTTTCATTCGCCCCTCCATTTCCCTTCATTGGTTCGCTGTTTCTCAAGAATTTCTTTCTGCAGCGTTAATTCTTCACCCACGCAGCGGAGGCCATCGGTATTGGTAAGCTGGTTCCGCCTTCCGCTGTTTTCGGTTTGGCCATGAACCGTCGTGGCAGGATAACGTCGCCTTCAACTCTACCGTTGCCTGGGATTTGGGAAGAATTAACGTCCAATTCATGCTAACCGATTTTTAGTCGCTCACCTACAATCAGCTGAAGTGGGAAGGTCCGGTCCTTTACGGGCAACAGCTTTTGGATGAACGGATGGCACGAAACTGGAAGCAAAACGAACTGTGCCGTACAATTTAGCGGCTTTTCTGGCCACgaagttgttttgtttttaattacttTTCTGATTGTGCGTGTTTAACATTGCGCACTCTTAATTCTAAACACTGAATTTTGGCTCGAATTAACCCAATCACTACACGCTCAAAATTAAACAAGCCTCCatacttaattataacgctACCTAATTTATGTAGACATGAGTTAGGCTTCTGATAAAGTACCGCACAAATTGGTCTAAGAACCTGATTGACTTTGCAAATGGGTCAACTCATATCCAGACAAATATTAATACATACTAAACAGACCGCACTGCTTATGTTCTTCTAAGTCATGTGAATTCGACCCCTTGTCTTATCACTTCTGAAGTTCCTCAGGGAAGTCATCTGGGGccgttaatctttttttttatcaacgattTATGCGCCAGCATTGAATCAAAGAAGCTGTTGTACACCGACGATCTCAACAATTTTCGTACTGTTACATCGCTAGTTGATTGCTGTGCTCTTCAAAAAGATATCGATGTACTTCAAACTTTGTCTCCACATAATGGTATGGCTCCCAATGCTTCCAAATGTAGTGTCATTGTGCTCTTGTACGCAGCATAGTCGACAATTGCTTTCTTCGAGTAGATGATTTCTCAGATACGCTCTGCTCCAGCACGACATAACTTGGTCAACAATATTCCTCAAATTCACTCGGTCCTTGGTAACTGCTCCAACTTTTCAGGCAAATTGTCAACATAATCTAGGTCTTGTCTTGTCTTTGAACTCGTTGCCCAATACATTTATGAAGCTAATCCGCTTTTTATAGGTGTTTTTTCCTATAAAGATTAAATTTAAGGAAAATGGATTTTCTCAGGAAATCTCTTAAACTTCCCATAAATATTATTTTGCGACTATCGAGAAAAATGAGGAACTGTTCCCTTAAATCCTCAACTAATTATACATAAACTTCTCTAAATTTAGCATAACACTACAACGACGTTCCGGTCTGCGACAAACCCACGGCTATGACAGACGTTGACGACGCGCTACTAAGGAACGATGCGATATGCTCTAAAATGTGTGAATCTTTTGGCAACAAAACGTACGTGTAAATCTGTGAGCAAGGTCTTCCCTCGTTCAGACTTATTCATCGTGGCATTGATGATCGGGtcgtttattattattatacggcaattttcattcagatttccATTGTAGGAATCTACCTACCTAGTTTGGGATTTTTGGTTGTTGTTGCAACCAATGGATCGGCGGAAGATGCACAATTTGTTTGTCATTGCTGAACGACTAAACTGCACGacagactaaaatttttaaatcatatttatcgAGGAAGGTTGAAACGAATTCCATTCTGTGCCTGATTGGATTTTTATGACTTCATATTGTAGATTATAGGGTTGGTATTATTAGGATTATCAAATATCAGCCGATCTGCctaaaaaagatatttgtggataaaatatttttaaactatcaATTTCCgcatgagaataaaaaaaaaagcttatctACATGTTATGCCTTCTAAGCAAACATCTCATTTTCCCGAAGTAAGTTGAACTCCCAAAACAAGACCCACTATTTTTAGCCGCATATGTCATCGTGTGTCGGCGGTTGATTCATTGCTCGCCTCAGGTATTGTCCCCGTTTTTGGTCAGTTCAACGGGTCATCTGGTCAGACGAagcagcaagaaaaaaaacacgcgTCATTACCATCCCCATTGCCGATGTCCGGCGAATACATTTACCGATCCCCGTAGAAGGTTATGTGTGCGTTACAGGTTCTGCTCTAAATTGGAAATTTTCGACCGAGTAAACATTTGGCTCATTGTTTTTCCTTCTTTCTCTGCCTCTTTTCTTCCAGACTACACCAAGAGATCGAGCAGTTCTTCGCCCACATGATACCGACACCGACGGAGCATGCGCTAAGGGTACAGGTGGTCGCCCGGATAGAAAACATCGTGTTGAATCTCTGGCCGATGGCCCGGGTTGAGATGTTCGGATCGTTCCGTACCGGACTCTATCTGCCTACCAGTGATATAGATCTCGTTGTCATCGGACGCTGGGAGAAGCTGCCGTTGCGTACCCTGGAAAATGAACTGATCAGCCGGGGTATTGCCGAGCCGATGTCGGTGCGGGTGCTGGACAAAGCATCGGTTCCGATTGTCAAGCTAACGGACCGGGAAACCCAGGTCAAGGTAGACATTTCCTTCAACATGCAGTCCGGCGTGCAGTCGGCCGAACTGATTAAGGGGTTTAAATCCAAGTACCCGGTGCTGGCCAAGCTGGTGCTGGTGCTAAAACAGTTCCTGCTGCAACGCGATCTGAACGAGGTTTTCACCGGTGGCATTTCCTCGTACTCGTTGATTCTGATGTGCATCAGCTTCCTACAGCTGCACCCGAGGGCCAATCAGAAGCAGACCACGAACCTTGGTGTTTTGCTGATGGAGTTTCTCGAACTTTATGGGCGAAAATTTAACTACATGAAGACTGGTAAGCTAGAAATCGTTcaatctgatttttaaaagatcAGCTAATTTGTGTGTCTTATTCAACAGGAATTAGTGTTAAAAATGGAGGACGGTATATTCCCAAAGAAGAGTTGCAACGTGAAATGGTTGATGGCCATCGACCGAGTTTACTGTGCATCGAAGACCCGCTTACACCTGGCAACGATATCGGACGATCGTCGTACGGTAAAGCAAAACGTTCTATCAAAATATGTCGCATTACTTAAGGTATAGTTGATAATCGTTTTCTCCGTTTTCCAACAGGTGCCCTTCAGGTGAAACAGGCCTTCGAGTACGCCTACATCGTGTTGATGCAGGCCGTTTCCCCGCTAAATAAATATCTCAACGAATGCAACCGTCAGAGTATACTCGGAAGGATAATTCGGGTAACGGACGAGGTCATAGACTACCGCAAGTGGATCAAGGAAACCTTCGAGCATAGACTGATAGCGGCCCAAACCATAGTGCCAACGATACTGAACGATCCCCTGAACCCGCATATTCCACTACACCTGCAGCAGCAAGGACAActccaacagcagcaacaactcTACAGCAACAACAATAACATCAACAATCGACGGAGGAACAGCCTCTCGGATGTGGACACCTCTGAAGAAAGTATGGACAGCGACGGGGACTCGCATTCCATCTCCCGGGACATCTCACCGACGAGTATAAACCGATCACCGGAACTACATGACCTGCAACATCAGCAACACCCTCAGCACCACCATCCCAACAGCCAAATCGGTGGCGGCGGTCCCGTTGTTCTCCTCACCTCCCATATTCCACCGCCATCGCACCCGCATGAGGTACTGATCGAGGATCAGCATCACGCCATggttcagcagcagcaacaggcATTAGACGGGTTGAACGAAAATCAAATGATCAATTATAACGTGAGTAGAAGggctattatttttaaaatttaactttaaaagaCAGCATGTCTCAACTCAAAACACCTAACCATCTCCGCTTCCGCCATTTCAGATCAATAACCGTCGCAGTACTTCATCCCCGCATCAAATGGGTACCGGTAAAAATGTTCCGCTCAATGTTTACACCGCCAGAAGCAGCTCAGAGCGTATGGGCAAccagaacaacaacaacgttAGCAATAACCAACAACAATCGACCGGGGGCGGCGGCAATAATAACGGCTTGGTGCGACACAATAGCAAACACCGGCGGGCAGTGATCGGAATGCACTATAACATGATGGGCATGACCGGTGCTAGCCAGCAGAACCACAGCAAGGACGAAAACCTATTGCACCAAGGCCagaacaataacaacaataacgTGCTAATGAGAAGCGGTGACGGTGGCGGCATTGTTGGAGGAGGAGTTGTCAGTGGCTCGAACGGTAAGGATCTGGCGAAATCTGGCGGCCAACTTCCCTCCCAGCAGCTCTATAGTCTGAACAAAAAGGCCGTCCAGAACGCAGTGAACGCGGCCGTGAATTCATCGTCGTCCAAGCGCAAAAAGACCATTTCTCCAACCGATAACAATAAAGGCAACAAGGGTAGCGGTAGTAACAGTGGCAGCGGAATGGATAGTCGATGATAGCATGCGCGGCACCAGCACTGTACCCGTTACGTGCACTATTGCCTGTAGGGATTTGGAACGAGCAGCTGTGTTCCGCGGAAGGAATGACGCAACCTAGCTGAtcgaaaatacatattttttctaCATATGTATAAGTTTCGCCATTTCCGGCGTTCCGGCCATCATTTTGAGCAGGATGTACTAGAATTAAGCTAGTATACGGATTCGGCAAAATGTATAGTAATTCAACTATAATCATACGTGTAGTGAGTGTAGACTAGATATGAAAAAGTTATAGCACATCGATATCTATCCAGTCCACTCCCCTATGATCAGTTCTCGTTATCGTTTTCCTGTCCTAAGGCTACGCTCTTGACAGTGTCCCTATCCATATCGAAGACCGCCTGTAGAATTTCACTGCCCGCAACCGAATTTGGACAATGTGGACGTGTGCGCTGTATTCCTGCTGTTGGGGAAAcatagcaaattaaaaaaaaaacaatagtcaGACGCAACTTATAGACCTTTATGCCAGTTAAGCTATCAGTAAgtgctaaaacctataacaatAAGCGTGATAGAACATGATTATCCAGCGAGATTTAGCCGTTGCAAAATATTGTAACTCAACCTTTCTCTCATTATAAACCATGTGACACATTGCCAACCacacacaacaacaaaaaaacacatcatCCACAAGCATAAGACAAAACTAATCAATGTTTCACAGGCAAACACTTGTTTTTGCTATTATCAATAGAGTAAATCAAGCAGACAGATTCATTTAAAGCTACActataacagaaaaaaaaactagattctTCTAGAGTTTGGAGGGAAGTTTTTGAACCGATCATGTTGTgtaaaaatgaatattattCTGTACTCTTTCATACAAAAAAAGCTAAGAAGCTACCTATGCCGAAAGGTCCAAGCGAAATTACCATCAACAAACAATACCTTAGTAGGTAGGGAGCAGGGACAGCAGCAGCAAGGTGATTACCGCCTAAAGTGCGGTAATCGGATCAGAATCACACAGGCCAGTTATCGCAACTTTGCCGATATTAAGTATATCGTTATCATTGCTAGCACGGATTAAAGGGCTCTTTCAATTGCAAAAATTCtttatcctatttttttttctctgtgtcATATAATACGGCTTTTAACGATCATTGAATGTAGTAAGTATtcattttttcccgaaaaaaacatattatgtAATGAGTTTTATCAAATatagaagaaacgaaaaaaacgaataattttttcataaaaataaattggccGAAGAAAACACATACAAAACTAAACTTATCCAATTGCATCAAAATgctttctgaattaaaaaaaaacttttaacgattttgaaTCGAGAAAACATGTTCCTCTCTGCGAGTTCATAGAGAAAAACAATAATGCAATTGATCAGCAGAAAGGAAACATAAAAACAGCtggatttcagaattttaactGACACAcagttgatttgaaaaaaaaaaatacatcaaatttGTTCTTCTGAAACATACTTAATAACCCTAAGGCAAATCAAAATTCAAccttttatttctatttttcctcTTGAGGGAAATTAAGTTGGAAGTTTTTGCAATTGAAACGAAAAGCTTTCTGTTTCACTAGTGTACGTGCAATATTTTGTTGCAATGCTTAACTTATCGAAACTGTATCTGTTGTATATTAGTCTATTGAATGATTTCTTTCTACTCAAACCTAAAATAAGGCACATTATAAAAGAATGGTTTCAACTCAACTGtacattttaaaatacttgatcaTGATTCATTTCTTCTCGTATCCTCGTATTTCTACGCttagttttctagaaaaaaatatatttttccatttaaCTCCGAACTTTCCTCGTTTAAACTTGAACCTACATAATGATTATATTTATGTGTAATGTCGAATAATGTCAGCCCTAAATATGATTGGTATA
This sequence is a window from Uranotaenia lowii strain MFRU-FL chromosome 3, ASM2978415v1, whole genome shotgun sequence. Protein-coding genes within it:
- the LOC129758517 gene encoding terminal nucleotidyltransferase 4B-like, with protein sequence MLCLLSKHLIFPKLHQEIEQFFAHMIPTPTEHALRVQVVARIENIVLNLWPMARVEMFGSFRTGLYLPTSDIDLVVIGRWEKLPLRTLENELISRGIAEPMSVRVLDKASVPIVKLTDRETQVKVDISFNMQSGVQSAELIKGFKSKYPVLAKLVLVLKQFLLQRDLNEVFTGGISSYSLILMCISFLQLHPRANQKQTTNLGVLLMEFLELYGRKFNYMKTGISVKNGGRYIPKEELQREMVDGHRPSLLCIEDPLTPGNDIGRSSYGALQVKQAFEYAYIVLMQAVSPLNKYLNECNRQSILGRIIRVTDEVIDYRKWIKETFEHRLIAAQTIVPTILNDPLNPHIPLHLQQQGQLQQQQQLYSNNNNINNRRRNSLSDVDTSEESMDSDGDSHSISRDISPTSINRSPELHDLQHQQHPQHHHPNSQIGGGGPVVLLTSHIPPPSHPHEVLIEDQHHAMVQQQQQALDGLNENQMINYNINNRRSTSSPHQMGTGKNVPLNVYTARSSSERMGNQNNNNVSNNQQQSTGGGGNNNGLVRHNSKHRRAVIGMHYNMMGMTGASQQNHSKDENLLHQGQNNNNNNVLMRSGDGGGIVGGGVVSGSNGKDLAKSGGQLPSQQLYSLNKKAVQNAVNAAVNSSSSKRKKTISPTDNNKGNKGSGSNSGSGMDSR